Proteins encoded by one window of Porphyromonas vaginalis:
- a CDS encoding IS30 family transposase, producing the protein MHLTQAQRYEIAALLKTNTPQKKIAEVIGVHPSTICREIKRNLTPAGNYSPTQAQMFAKERQDWKNKARAKLTNAMKADIVQCIVEHKWSPEQIAGRRKLEGKPMVGKTSIYKFLHQDKKAGGKLYKHTRHGLAYRKRRLAVPIKTDWPKRKSIETRPECIDQKARVGDFEMDTIIGKEQKGAILTLVERVTGFTIIRLLEHGKDAKALAREVNKALRYYKKMGLLHSITTDNGSEFAKFKTIERSLKTPVYFAHPYQSWDKPHIEYLNKLLRQFIPKASTFEDLTDADLRRFQNLLNNRPRKNLNYKTPNEVIKNIILEKLH; encoded by the coding sequence ATGCATCTAACCCAAGCGCAAAGATACGAAATTGCTGCTCTTCTGAAGACTAACACGCCTCAAAAAAAGATCGCAGAGGTCATAGGAGTACACCCTAGCACCATCTGTAGAGAGATTAAGAGGAACTTGACACCCGCTGGCAACTATAGCCCTACTCAGGCTCAGATGTTTGCCAAAGAGCGACAAGACTGGAAGAACAAGGCAAGAGCTAAATTGACGAATGCTATGAAAGCTGATATTGTCCAGTGCATTGTAGAGCATAAATGGTCTCCAGAGCAAATTGCTGGAAGGCGAAAGCTGGAGGGCAAGCCGATGGTCGGTAAGACCTCCATTTACAAGTTCCTGCATCAAGACAAGAAAGCTGGAGGCAAGCTTTACAAACACACAAGGCATGGGCTAGCTTATCGCAAGCGACGCCTGGCCGTACCAATAAAAACAGACTGGCCTAAGCGAAAGTCCATAGAGACTCGTCCTGAGTGCATTGACCAGAAGGCACGAGTAGGAGATTTTGAGATGGATACCATTATAGGCAAAGAGCAGAAAGGAGCAATTTTAACGCTTGTAGAGCGTGTTACAGGCTTTACTATCATACGACTTCTGGAGCATGGCAAGGATGCCAAAGCTCTCGCCAGAGAGGTGAATAAAGCTCTGAGGTACTACAAGAAGATGGGACTGCTACACTCGATCACAACCGACAATGGAAGTGAGTTTGCCAAGTTTAAGACCATAGAGAGGTCTCTCAAAACGCCCGTCTACTTTGCCCACCCCTATCAATCCTGGGATAAGCCTCATATTGAGTACCTAAACAAACTGCTACGCCAGTTTATTCCTAAGGCCTCTACTTTCGAAGACTTAACTGACGCTGACCTTAGACGCTTTCAGAACCTACTAAACAATAGACCCCGTAAAAACCTAAACTATAAGACACCCAATGAAGTCATCAAAAACATCATTCTTGAGAAATTGCATTAG
- a CDS encoding Ig-like domain-containing protein, producing MKKNLRIIPLLILLSFAFGACDSDSCNEPVCIAVAPSELTLEVGEMQALSVSVGESARGLEVSFTSSATDIATVDAKGCVTAIKVGSATISVQVGSSTTSVPVTVVPNKNDAPQQLPLIKFDVTYDDSGNVSDEDILNHEKSLGRESRPIFYSETIVYKGFVNTNLSTITGAIYGLELGDGSKIVVAYSTETVSDCPKTREMLRQLGFSHIEERSVGLDVLGKTTPGLYAIHDSDPSLSVLMYDQRNKDLKSNMYIQFSRIATVEAQHPLIPDVLDFPSLEIFAKHDVDAIKAFEERIGFRDFSQEESYETNLCFNTKSDKVDKSNLAWVIYCNESEAGPAFINSEVTGIRTLRELTSDDVRNYLSKNGFDRNYSITTGNYIQVYNAQGDLCHLFMQAYEDGNACMMQFICKSDLAEEEAQARLQLPTQLASPKPLASKGVKRRLWRAK from the coding sequence ATGAAAAAGAATCTACGCATTATTCCGCTGCTGATTTTACTAAGCTTCGCTTTCGGAGCTTGTGATTCTGACAGTTGCAATGAGCCCGTCTGTATAGCGGTGGCTCCATCTGAATTGACCCTAGAGGTGGGGGAGATGCAAGCACTATCCGTCTCGGTCGGTGAGAGTGCCCGTGGGCTCGAGGTGTCATTCACGAGTAGCGCAACAGACATCGCAACTGTCGATGCCAAGGGGTGCGTGACCGCCATCAAGGTTGGCTCTGCCACCATCTCCGTTCAAGTCGGATCTAGTACGACCTCTGTTCCAGTGACGGTCGTGCCCAACAAAAACGACGCTCCGCAGCAGTTACCGCTGATTAAGTTTGATGTCACTTACGATGACTCGGGAAATGTCTCTGATGAGGATATCTTAAACCACGAAAAGAGCCTCGGGCGTGAGTCACGTCCTATCTTTTACTCAGAGACCATCGTCTACAAGGGCTTCGTAAATACGAATCTTAGTACCATCACGGGTGCGATATACGGCCTAGAGCTGGGAGACGGTTCGAAGATCGTCGTCGCCTATAGCACGGAGACAGTCAGTGACTGCCCCAAGACGAGGGAGATGCTACGTCAGCTGGGCTTTAGCCACATAGAGGAGCGCTCCGTAGGGCTGGATGTACTAGGCAAGACGACGCCTGGACTTTATGCAATCCATGACAGTGATCCTAGTCTGTCCGTCCTTATGTACGACCAGCGTAACAAGGACCTAAAGTCCAATATGTACATCCAGTTTAGCCGCATAGCCACTGTCGAGGCACAGCACCCGCTCATCCCGGATGTGCTAGACTTCCCCTCCTTGGAGATCTTTGCTAAGCATGATGTGGATGCGATCAAGGCCTTCGAAGAGCGTATCGGCTTCAGAGACTTTAGCCAAGAAGAGTCTTACGAAACAAATCTCTGCTTTAACACAAAGAGCGATAAGGTAGACAAGAGCAATCTTGCGTGGGTCATTTATTGCAATGAGTCAGAGGCTGGACCTGCTTTCATCAACTCTGAGGTGACAGGTATCCGCACGCTACGTGAGCTAACCTCTGATGATGTGCGTAACTATCTAAGCAAGAATGGATTTGACCGTAATTACAGCATCACCACGGGCAACTACATCCAAGTCTACAACGCACAGGGAGACCTATGCCACCTATTCATGCAGGCGTATGAGGATGGCAACGCCTGTATGATGCAGTTCATCTGCAAGTCTGATCTCGCAGAGGAAGAGGCGCAAGCACGTCTGCAGCTCCCGACTCAATTAGCGTCGCCAAAGCCCCTTGCCTCAAAAGGAGTAAAGCGAAGACTCTGGAGAGCTAAGTAA
- a CDS encoding choice-of-anchor J domain-containing protein, with translation MKLWLRLLMLLLISQHLYAQRSSVINPPSPTRQSINEARFTGLQRQLSSSASDQATPWLSRRKEHSMSPTQVKSIGDNTALYGCMVFSQKWTQDKLDYGMYSLPIKSGFEFAPIKVDKLFKANAAVYARDKYYLFNVEQAFGMVAYIACTVVKTDTWEVENIFTPPTEWNNVPYSSSLSYDPESGKIYGITFTNEGGMALSTLNTADGTFTKVCDVERPYIALAASSTGTLYGIADTGQLYTIDKSNGKSEYIGETGLTPKYAQGLTFDPNTNLLYWAYMEEEKSGLYQVNTQTATAYKIDDMPNLEEMIGLYILKDSIHAQAPARVTELKFEPASAGATVGKLSCVAPQTAAGGSALTHDVQVTIFCGDEVLLQETVHPGAKVEKDNVSFDQESLYTIYAQASNEHGSSSKSTLTTYIGTDIAAAPLDVQLAINDQKASLTWKAPQKGLRDGYINPASLRYNIMRYDGSDTGVSVAQTEVGASSFTEDIPSATAKYRYSVTSVSDKGDGGTSYSNEVLSVGAYELPFYDNFSNGELCNQLYTFIDVDQDGHDNTCMWFWKEDEKLMQYCSDKQHQGNDWLITPAIHLDAKNLYNLTFNVNMGAPSNLKVTIGTSPNPADHQTILDLNGIHDPWKTEYHASVKVPKDSIYYVGFYNYNDPESFYFNLFDVKVEKGIETALPDSVANLSVIPAENGEVSAKISFKAPRLRLNGHDMPELFDMLIYRDNELVKTIPVSPGQQVDDVDKPAQDGEYTYQVMARINGKEGLPVSRKVWVGHDISEPVRDLKAMTIDNNLHVKLTWAQPEKGVHGGYFNRDEVTYSVWRSLDAKNFVQVATSLKKLNYTDSQIEKELAGAQDAFYYAVTADTKSGSSEVEPIFIVVGKPHDFPVSESFPDGQFNIRPWTIKAINGYFSWECIRDDVEGGVYSQDQDNGMTKFYNIAGDNEVDSRLISPAICLKKAQKPMFSFFMFHWLDSTVESDNHATKVVIEVAPENGEFEVVSDTITAAYPVYGWVEHRIPLAPYKEYSHIKIGLRGSTDNDWMYYYVDNIHIDEQYEEDLAISELNGPTETHVNDTCYYSVKYFNRGLKEVDDYKINLYQDGTLVNSLAGEPITPGEIKEIEIPSLIYSTKAGEECDYYAEIAFSADQEPGNNRSGHAYTKVKDSWYPGVEHVTAESNQNDIVIDWEAPVLPTADQATVEGVEGYDAFILDYIGNWITYDGDGLGAGKLTGLPEFPNTGKNQAFQVWNPSLLEGVTPEAYPHLQPRSGNQCFVSWYANVSIDGATPYNNDYLISPEVKGGTDVSFYIQRINPNLTGETYEIMYSSTTQEPDQFKKIVEKEAPADWEKVSVTLPDDARYFAIRYTASLKTGILVDDISYTSGLYALKVSGYNIFRNGLKLNSDLLTETTYIDHDLPDGKYGYQVSVLYNRGESKASFPIYVGHHTGGLEDLKADSDSGVKFIVDGNKLTISTLNPGEVVIYSIDGKTIHSGILQDTHTYYLPAGVYMVTINGMNKKIIIQG, from the coding sequence ATGAAACTTTGGTTAAGACTTCTGATGCTGCTTTTGATTTCGCAGCATCTGTATGCACAGCGATCGAGCGTGATCAATCCTCCAAGCCCAACTCGCCAGTCAATCAACGAGGCGAGGTTTACCGGACTTCAGCGCCAACTGTCCTCTTCTGCTTCTGACCAAGCCACACCGTGGCTGTCAAGACGCAAAGAGCATTCGATGTCTCCCACGCAAGTCAAGTCAATTGGAGACAACACTGCACTCTACGGCTGCATGGTGTTTTCTCAAAAATGGACTCAAGACAAACTCGACTACGGCATGTACAGCTTGCCGATAAAAAGCGGTTTTGAGTTCGCCCCCATCAAGGTAGACAAGCTTTTCAAAGCGAATGCTGCCGTTTATGCCCGTGATAAGTACTACTTATTCAATGTCGAACAGGCATTTGGCATGGTGGCGTACATTGCCTGCACCGTCGTGAAAACTGACACTTGGGAAGTCGAGAACATTTTCACGCCACCCACCGAGTGGAACAATGTGCCTTACTCCTCCTCGCTATCCTACGACCCAGAATCAGGAAAGATTTACGGGATCACCTTCACCAATGAGGGCGGAATGGCTCTGAGCACACTGAACACGGCTGACGGAACGTTTACCAAAGTGTGTGACGTGGAACGCCCCTACATTGCCCTGGCCGCGTCAAGCACCGGGACGCTCTATGGCATCGCCGATACGGGACAGCTCTACACGATTGACAAGTCAAATGGAAAATCGGAATATATAGGCGAGACAGGACTGACGCCAAAGTACGCCCAGGGACTGACTTTCGACCCCAACACCAATCTGCTCTACTGGGCATATATGGAAGAGGAGAAGTCGGGCCTCTATCAAGTCAATACCCAAACGGCCACGGCATACAAAATTGACGACATGCCTAATCTTGAGGAAATGATAGGTCTTTACATCCTTAAAGACTCCATTCATGCTCAAGCTCCGGCAAGGGTCACCGAATTGAAGTTTGAACCCGCATCGGCGGGGGCGACCGTTGGAAAATTATCGTGCGTGGCCCCGCAAACGGCAGCCGGCGGCAGTGCCTTGACTCATGATGTGCAGGTCACCATCTTCTGTGGAGATGAAGTGTTGCTGCAAGAAACTGTTCATCCTGGGGCAAAAGTAGAAAAAGATAACGTGTCGTTTGACCAAGAAAGCCTGTACACAATCTACGCTCAAGCCTCTAACGAGCATGGAAGCAGCAGCAAATCGACGCTCACTACCTATATCGGTACAGATATTGCCGCAGCCCCCTTGGATGTGCAGTTGGCAATCAATGACCAAAAAGCCAGCTTGACATGGAAAGCGCCACAAAAGGGTCTTCGCGATGGCTACATCAACCCAGCCTCATTGAGGTATAACATCATGAGATATGACGGCAGCGACACCGGAGTGTCCGTGGCGCAAACAGAAGTTGGGGCAAGCTCTTTCACCGAAGACATACCCTCTGCCACTGCAAAGTACCGATATAGCGTGACCTCGGTCTCTGACAAAGGCGATGGGGGTACCTCCTACTCCAACGAGGTGCTGTCTGTGGGAGCCTATGAGCTGCCCTTCTACGACAATTTCAGCAACGGGGAATTGTGCAACCAGTTATATACCTTTATTGATGTTGATCAAGACGGGCATGACAACACCTGCATGTGGTTCTGGAAAGAAGACGAAAAGCTGATGCAATATTGCTCTGACAAGCAGCATCAAGGCAACGACTGGCTGATTACTCCGGCCATCCACCTGGATGCGAAAAACCTGTACAACCTCACTTTCAATGTCAACATGGGCGCTCCCTCCAACTTGAAAGTTACCATCGGAACATCACCCAATCCCGCTGACCATCAAACTATTCTTGACCTCAACGGCATTCACGACCCATGGAAAACGGAGTATCATGCCAGCGTCAAAGTGCCAAAGGACAGCATCTATTACGTGGGATTCTATAACTATAACGATCCAGAGAGCTTCTATTTCAACCTATTCGACGTGAAGGTAGAGAAAGGGATTGAAACCGCTCTTCCCGATTCGGTGGCAAACTTGAGCGTTATACCTGCCGAAAACGGCGAGGTGTCGGCAAAAATCTCTTTCAAAGCCCCCAGGCTACGATTGAACGGGCATGACATGCCTGAGCTATTCGACATGCTGATTTATCGCGACAATGAATTGGTGAAAACGATTCCCGTATCGCCAGGACAGCAGGTTGACGATGTGGACAAGCCTGCTCAAGATGGAGAATACACCTATCAGGTCATGGCGCGTATAAACGGTAAAGAGGGCTTGCCTGTGTCGCGTAAGGTTTGGGTAGGGCACGACATCTCAGAACCCGTGCGTGACTTGAAGGCCATGACCATCGATAACAATTTACACGTGAAATTGACTTGGGCACAGCCCGAAAAAGGCGTACACGGTGGCTACTTCAATCGTGATGAAGTCACCTATTCTGTGTGGCGCAGCCTTGACGCGAAAAACTTCGTGCAGGTCGCAACCAGCCTGAAGAAACTCAACTACACCGATAGCCAAATCGAGAAAGAGCTCGCAGGCGCTCAAGACGCATTCTACTATGCAGTCACAGCCGATACGAAATCGGGCAGCAGTGAAGTAGAACCCATTTTCATTGTGGTCGGGAAACCTCATGACTTCCCCGTAAGCGAATCATTCCCAGATGGGCAATTCAACATCAGACCATGGACGATTAAAGCGATAAACGGCTATTTCTCCTGGGAGTGCATCAGAGATGATGTAGAGGGCGGAGTCTACTCTCAAGACCAAGATAATGGAATGACGAAATTCTACAACATCGCTGGAGACAATGAAGTCGACAGCCGGCTCATTTCGCCAGCAATCTGCCTGAAAAAAGCCCAAAAGCCAATGTTCAGCTTCTTCATGTTCCACTGGCTGGATTCAACAGTAGAGAGCGACAATCACGCAACAAAGGTCGTGATTGAAGTTGCCCCTGAGAATGGCGAGTTCGAGGTGGTTAGTGATACGATTACGGCAGCCTATCCAGTCTATGGCTGGGTGGAGCACCGCATTCCATTGGCTCCGTATAAAGAATACAGCCACATCAAGATAGGCTTGAGAGGGTCAACCGACAACGATTGGATGTACTACTACGTTGACAACATACATATCGACGAGCAATATGAAGAAGACTTGGCAATCTCGGAATTGAATGGTCCAACTGAGACTCATGTGAACGACACTTGCTACTACTCAGTGAAATATTTCAATAGAGGACTGAAGGAAGTTGATGACTACAAGATCAATCTCTATCAGGATGGCACCCTCGTCAACTCGCTGGCTGGAGAACCCATCACGCCTGGTGAGATCAAGGAAATTGAAATCCCGTCCTTAATCTATTCCACCAAAGCCGGGGAAGAATGCGACTACTATGCCGAAATCGCATTCTCTGCCGACCAGGAGCCGGGCAACAATCGCTCGGGGCACGCCTATACCAAAGTCAAGGATTCATGGTATCCTGGGGTTGAGCATGTGACTGCCGAAAGCAATCAAAATGACATTGTTATAGATTGGGAAGCTCCCGTCCTTCCTACTGCCGACCAAGCGACAGTGGAGGGCGTAGAGGGCTATGACGCCTTTATCCTCGACTACATCGGCAATTGGATCACCTATGACGGCGATGGCTTAGGCGCTGGAAAACTGACCGGCCTTCCCGAGTTTCCTAACACGGGCAAAAACCAGGCTTTCCAAGTGTGGAATCCGAGCCTGCTGGAGGGCGTGACCCCAGAGGCTTATCCTCACCTGCAGCCACGCAGCGGCAATCAGTGCTTCGTCTCATGGTATGCCAACGTGAGCATTGACGGCGCAACTCCATACAACAATGATTACCTTATTTCGCCCGAAGTGAAGGGAGGGACCGATGTGAGCTTCTACATCCAAAGAATCAACCCCAATCTTACAGGCGAGACCTATGAAATCATGTACTCCTCGACGACTCAAGAGCCTGACCAGTTTAAGAAAATCGTCGAAAAAGAGGCACCCGCCGACTGGGAAAAAGTCTCTGTCACACTACCCGACGATGCAAGATACTTTGCCATCAGGTATACAGCATCGTTAAAGACTGGCATTTTAGTCGATGACATCAGCTACACTTCTGGCCTCTACGCCTTAAAGGTGAGTGGTTACAACATCTTCCGAAATGGGCTGAAACTGAACAGTGACTTGTTGACCGAGACAACATACATCGACCACGACCTGCCCGATGGGAAATATGGCTATCAAGTCTCTGTGCTCTACAACAGAGGCGAGTCAAAGGCTTCCTTTCCCATCTACGTAGGCCATCACACGGGTGGCTTAGAAGACTTGAAGGCTGATTCAGATTCGGGGGTCAAATTCATCGTCGATGGCAACAAGCTCACAATAAGCACCTTGAATCCGGGCGAAGTGGTCATCTACTCTATAGATGGCAAAACCATACACTCGGGAATCCTTCAGGATACTCACACCTACTACTTGCCGGCAGGCGTGTATATGGTGACCATCAATGGAATGAATAAGAAAATTATCATCCAAGGATAA
- a CDS encoding TonB-dependent receptor, with protein MSSKNYLRLWGVIALLLITAGALRAQTITIQGRVLASSDSTALVGASVGLFDDKGQLTAGVSTESQGQFVLKADPQVARELRISSVGYTPITIEIAGDAQGVIALGTLYMSEDSQLLDQVVVQGERSRVDKMLLFPKQAELARSQDFLSLLQTMHLRGLTIDLMNKQATIRGGAVQWQIDGVPRTIEDVQSIDPERILRIEYSDMVSARYTDRGIGGIVNVILKERLHGGSVWAQVESALTTGFVNGALGARYDRGRHSFTLDYNNGFRNYRKRFAYLETKYIAPHQELIRTETPEASPFGYLVQDLNLSYLYKPSERQQFSATLRNEFLNYHSNSTSQIAQSDSDPFHRESSVKERSYTPALDLYYANMLSNGGKLEVNLVGSYSGGHRDFLLQDQMPTQLREVQNSVDVSRTALIGEVVYNHPFSSHFILATGLQHTTAYSLNKYVEVTDNLLENNSYLFANAQGQLGKVQYSIGTGAKLFVVQDATDRKSFVRNQSTLSLFYSPINHLTLVLKSTYLPTLPSLSMLSRVRQRVDDLMVTSGNPDLKAAQSLYNRLGVYYQTNLFTSNVDFSINNTWSPILWDATYDAAGGYFLNRAMNGRYNRQYSISWQGGLNNLWNFLTLQSTVRYDLFRTHTGVAAYKLNSLYWDASVMMNYKGWTLGYAYLHPQWTLSGHTKSLGENSSRLMLLYKYRDWNFYASCIFPFTPRGAEYRSESLSPVIPSTSHVYILDNRNMVTVGVSWRLNFGKQLQLIDRTLQNKDSNESVVK; from the coding sequence ATGAGTAGCAAGAATTACCTCCGTTTGTGGGGAGTGATAGCACTCCTCCTCATCACCGCAGGCGCGCTGCGTGCGCAGACCATCACGATTCAGGGGCGCGTACTCGCTAGTAGCGACTCGACCGCGCTCGTCGGGGCTAGCGTCGGGCTATTTGACGACAAGGGGCAGCTAACCGCAGGCGTCTCGACAGAGAGCCAGGGGCAGTTTGTCCTGAAGGCAGATCCGCAAGTCGCTAGAGAGCTGCGGATCAGTAGCGTAGGTTACACACCGATCACCATCGAGATAGCGGGCGATGCACAAGGGGTGATCGCTCTCGGCACGCTCTACATGTCGGAGGATAGTCAGCTACTAGACCAGGTGGTCGTGCAGGGCGAGCGAAGCCGTGTAGACAAGATGCTACTCTTCCCCAAGCAGGCAGAGCTGGCGCGCAGTCAGGACTTTCTCAGCTTGCTACAGACCATGCATCTACGTGGTCTGACCATTGACCTGATGAACAAGCAGGCGACTATCCGTGGCGGGGCGGTGCAGTGGCAGATCGATGGCGTACCCCGCACGATAGAGGATGTGCAGAGCATCGACCCTGAGCGCATCCTGCGCATCGAGTACTCTGACATGGTCTCAGCGCGCTACACCGATCGTGGCATCGGGGGAATCGTCAATGTGATCCTCAAGGAGCGTCTGCATGGAGGCTCCGTCTGGGCGCAGGTAGAGTCAGCACTGACGACGGGCTTTGTCAATGGAGCTTTGGGGGCTCGCTACGATCGAGGGCGTCATTCCTTTACACTAGACTATAACAATGGCTTCCGAAACTACCGCAAGCGCTTTGCCTACCTAGAGACGAAGTACATAGCTCCGCATCAGGAGCTGATTCGCACGGAGACGCCCGAGGCTAGTCCCTTTGGTTATTTGGTTCAGGACCTTAACCTCTCCTATTTATATAAGCCCAGCGAGCGACAGCAGTTCAGTGCTACGCTACGCAATGAGTTCTTAAATTACCACAGCAACTCCACCTCGCAAATAGCGCAGAGCGACAGCGACCCCTTTCATAGGGAGTCTAGCGTCAAGGAGCGTAGCTACACGCCAGCACTCGATCTGTACTATGCCAATATGCTGAGCAATGGGGGCAAGCTGGAGGTCAATCTCGTAGGCTCTTACAGCGGTGGTCATCGAGACTTCTTGCTACAAGATCAGATGCCCACGCAGCTACGTGAGGTGCAGAACTCTGTCGACGTGAGCCGCACGGCCCTCATCGGGGAGGTGGTCTACAACCATCCTTTCAGCAGTCACTTCATACTCGCCACAGGCCTGCAGCATACGACCGCCTATTCGCTCAATAAGTATGTTGAGGTGACGGACAATCTACTGGAAAACAACAGCTACCTCTTTGCCAATGCGCAGGGACAACTCGGTAAGGTGCAGTACAGTATCGGTACGGGTGCCAAGCTCTTTGTCGTGCAGGATGCGACCGACCGAAAGAGCTTCGTGCGAAATCAGAGTACGCTCTCGCTTTTCTACAGCCCGATCAACCATCTGACGCTCGTCCTCAAGTCTACCTACCTGCCTACGCTCCCCTCGCTGAGTATGCTCTCACGGGTGCGACAGCGTGTGGACGACCTGATGGTGACGAGTGGCAATCCAGATCTTAAGGCGGCTCAGTCGCTCTACAACCGCCTCGGGGTGTACTACCAGACGAACCTCTTCACGAGCAATGTAGACTTCTCAATAAACAACACGTGGTCGCCTATCCTCTGGGATGCGACCTACGATGCGGCGGGCGGTTATTTCCTCAACCGTGCTATGAATGGACGCTACAATCGTCAGTATAGTATCTCTTGGCAGGGCGGGCTAAACAACTTGTGGAACTTCCTGACGCTGCAAAGCACCGTGCGCTACGATCTGTTTCGCACGCATACGGGTGTCGCCGCCTACAAGCTCAACAGTCTCTACTGGGATGCCAGCGTGATGATGAACTACAAGGGGTGGACGCTCGGCTATGCCTATCTCCATCCGCAGTGGACGCTTTCGGGGCATACGAAGTCTCTGGGCGAAAACTCCTCCCGCCTGATGCTCCTCTACAAGTATCGCGACTGGAACTTCTATGCGAGCTGTATCTTCCCCTTTACGCCACGTGGTGCCGAGTATCGTAGCGAGTCTCTCTCGCCCGTCATACCCAGTACGAGCCACGTTTACATCCTAGACAACCGCAATATGGTGACTGTCGGGGTCTCTTGGCGACTGAACTTCGGTAAGCAGCTCCAGCTCATCGACCGCACGCTCCAAAACAAGGACTCCAACGAGAGCGTCGTTAAGTGA